The window GTATTGCGTAAGAGGAATATATTAATTGATAAGACTGTTGAAAGGATTGGGTGGGTATTAATGAGTAAAAAGAGATCAGTAAAAGCAACATCTAGTGGAATTGGTTTTGGAGTTGTATTAGCTATAGTTATCTCTTGGAGTGTCAACAAGTCAATACTTTGGGCAATTCTACACGGAATATTTGGATGGTTTTATGTAATTTATTATGTGATAAAATACTGAACTTCTTTACACTAGCGAAGTCGCAAATAAAGGTAGTAAAGTAATAGCATGAGTTACTTCATAAACGACCCATTAAGTTTTCTCCCTTTTAAAAGCATTTGGACTAAATTGTCTAGGTGTTTTTATTATGTGAAATATTTAAAAACTAATTATTTCCATTCACATTTTGTGTAATACTAATAGTTGCGGAGGGATGACAAAGATTGAAAAAGTAAATTTTATGTCCAAATTTGACTTGATCTAAGACTAATATCAGCCTAAGAATATTGCAAATGTAAATTATTCAGCTTTTAAAATAGTAAATATATAAGGTGATTTCATATGGCATCACCACGACGAATCAGATGAATTATTTTTAGTTATTAAAGGACATTTAAAAATAAAATTAAAAGATCAAGATGATATACATTTGGGTGAGGGTGAATTAGTTGTTATTCCAAAAGGAGTAGAGCATATGCCAGTAATTGAAGAAGATTATGTTGCTCTGATTCAACCATATGAATTATTAAATATCGGTAATGTGCAAAGTGAACGAACTGTATATAACGTTGAAAAAATATAAATTCCATCTAAATCCAGTTTGTTTGAATTAACATTTAACTGATACTAATTAAGGATACTAGTCACATCCAACTGGAGTAACGCGTATTGATGAAAAGCAATCAAGAGATCAACAGTTCAGCAAAAGAGCATCAATCGTTAATGGATTGATGCTCTTCACAATAATTAGGTCATTTAATATTATTTGAAAAATTTTTCCAAACGATTGAATCCATTCCAATATGCGGATGAACTTCAGATTGAAGTTTAAAATATAAATATTCCAATTCGGTTA is drawn from Psychrobacillus sp. INOP01 and contains these coding sequences:
- a CDS encoding cupin domain-containing protein → MWHHHDESDELFLVIKGHLKIKLKDQDDIHLGEGELVVIPKGVEHMPVIEEDYVALIQPYELLNIGNVQSERTVYNVEKI